One genomic segment of Drosophila melanogaster chromosome 3R includes these proteins:
- the CG42822 gene encoding uncharacterized protein — protein MNFSLYICLLLCVALSQVRGNCSGECPDTEEVVWALGGGCNVFRNKCYFDKENCHRKPALTITTKRECQKQCADICTAIYQPTTGIYKGEVLNFGNECEKRAHTCRTGQTFL, from the exons ATGAATTTCTCTCTATATATTTGCCTTTTGCTGTGTGTGGCTTTGAGCCAAGTTAGGGGTAACTGTTCAGGCGAATGTCCGGATACGGAGGAAGTTGTTTGGGCTCTTGGAGGAGGTTGCAATGTTTTCCGGAATAAGTGTTATTTCGACAAGGAGAACTGCCATCGAAAGCCAG CCTTGACCATAACGACAAAGAGGGAGTGTCAGAAGCAATGCGCCGACATTTGTACAGCCATCTACCAGCCCACAACTGGAATCTACAAGGGCGAAGTCCTAAACTTTGGTAACGAATGTGAAAAACGGGCTCACACCTGTCGTACTGGCCAGA CTTTTTTGTAA